From the genome of Pelosinus fermentans DSM 17108:
TGCCTTGTGACCAGAGAAATCTGGCATATCGTGCAGCAGCTCTTATAAAAGAGACTTGCCAAGTAAAAAGCGGTGTACATATTTTTATTGATAAAAAAATTCCGGTGGCTGCTGGCTTGGCGGGCGGTAGTACAGATGCTGCCAGTGTCTTATTAGGCCTAAATCGTTTATGGAAACTGGGCTTAACCATTCCTGAATTGGAATTGTTAGGAAGTAAGCTGGGGTCGGATGTGCCTTTTTGTATAAAGGGAGGAACCATGTTAGCTACAGGGCGGGGCGAAATTCTCCAGCCTCTTGCCGATATTAAGCCTTGTTTTGTAATATTGGCAAAACCTTCAGTAAGTGTTTCTACGGCCTGGGTATATCGTCAGTACCAAGGACAGAATGTGAAAGTTCATCCGAATACCGCTGGAGTAAAATCCAGTCTGGATCAGGGAGATTTAGTGGGAGTAGCTAAGGGATTGTGTAATGTCTTAGAATCTGTAACCATTCCAGTCCATCCTGAAATAAGAAAACTGAAACAAGCTATGGTGCAACATGGAGCAATGGCTAGCTTAATGTCAGGCAGCGGTCCTACTGTTTTTGGTCTGGCAGAAGATCAGGCTAAGGCAGAATACATTGCACAGAAGCTTAAAAGTCAATATGCTGCTGACATATTTGTTACTAAAACAGTAGGAAGAAGTGAGGGAATATAATGGAACGCCGATTATTGCCAATAAAATTAGACAGTTATCAGCCCCTCAGGGAAGTGGTCTGTGAAACCTTGCGTAATGCAATCGTTTCAGGTGTTTTGCAGCCTGGTGAGCGCTTGATGGAGATTCAAGTAGCCGAAGAGCTGGGGGTAAGTCGCACTCCTGTACGGGAAGCCATTCGTAAATTGGAACTGGAAGGATTTGTGGTCATGATACCCCGTCGTGGTACGTATGTATCCGATCTTTCCATTAAAGATATCACGGAAGTCTTTGAAGTGCGTACTTCTTTGGATATTTTAGCCGCAGGACTGGCTGCAGAGCGTATTACGGAAGAAGAACTTGAACAGATGGAACGTCTGCTGGTGGAAATTGGCGGCTATATTGAACAAAATGACATGGAAAAGATTGTAGAAGCCGATAGCCAGTTTCATGATATTTTGTATCGGGCCAGCCGCAATGAACGTCTTGTGGGTATTATCAATAATTTGCGGGAGCAATTGACTCGTTTTCGTTCATTGTCGATGTCATATCCAGGGCGTCTCAAAGCGATGTTTGCCGAACATACTCGCATGGTAGAATCATTAGGGCAGCGCAATGTGGCTTTAGCTCAGCAGTTTGCCGGAGAGCATATGGCGAATGCGGAACAAGTTTTATTAAAAAATATGCTGGAACGCGGAGCGGATTCGAGTGAAGAATAGTTTTTAGGTTTTTGGGATAGTATATAGAAGACTTGTGTTTTACCTGATGATCAAGTCTTCTGTATTTATACGCATATTCGCATGGGAGGTTTGGGTTTATGTATGATGCCATTATACTGGCTGGCGGTGAAAATAATGAACATTTGACTAAGTTTTCATCTCAGCCGTATGAGGCGATGATTGAAATAGCTGGTAAGCCTATGGTGACCTTTGTGGCAGATGCATTGGCTGCTTCCCTCCAGGTGAAACGGATTTTTATCATGGGACCAATTCTACAATTAAAAAAATGTACCTTTCCTAAAGATACTATTTTACTTGAGGGAGGCCGTACCCTTATTGAAACGATTCAACTAGGGATCAAGGCTCTTGGACATGAGAATAAGGTATTAATCGTTACGGCTGATATTCCTCTTTTAACACCAGATGCCATTACTGATTTTCTTCGTCAATGTGACGAGGTCGAGGCCGATTTGTATTATCCGATTGTGAGTAAAGAAATCAATAATAAATGTTATCCCCAAAGCAAACGTACGTATGTGAGATTTAAAGATGGAACCTATACTGGCGGCAATATTTTTTTGGTGAATCCGGCAATTGTACCTCAATGCCTGACTGTAGCTGAAAGATTGATCAATAATCGCAAGAATCCATTTAAACTTTGCTGCTTATTAGGATGGGGATTTGTTTTACAATTTTTACTGGGCACATTAAGCTTGACTAAAGTAAAAGAAAGAGTGGAGATCTTATTGGGTATCACCGGCTCTGTGGTTCAGTCCAGCTATCCTGAGTTGGGGATTGATGTAGACAAACCTAGTGACTTAGAGTTGGTACGGACTACCTTTTCTTTCCGTATATAATATAGACCAGCAAGACTTGGCATACGCCAAGTCTTTTCTTATAAGCAATGACAGGTAAAAGAACGGTTGAAACGCGAAGACGCAAAGACGCTGGCGCGTACACGAAGGACACAAAGGAGGGGATTTTTTTATTTTTCTCTGTGGATCTCTGTGCCCTCTGTGTTCAAAACGTTCTTTTTATGTTATATTTTTTATAACTTTTTCAAAAATAGTGATATAATATAAAAAAAGTACATATCTTGCAGGTATTTCATTTTTTGCGGAGAAAGTGAATGAAAATATTAAAAAATATAATAATATTCGGTGTTTTCATGATGGAGGATAAAAAGTAATGACTAAGGTACGGAGAGTAGAAAGAATCGTAGCCCTCACCAAAATGCTAATGGATATGCCAGGGCATTTATTTTCATTAGGACACTTTAGTAACTTGTTTAGTACAGCAAAGTCAACTTTAAGTGAAGATATGGTAACAATAAAACAATCCATGCAGGAATTCGGCTTAGGAACAGTGCAAACCGTATCAGGAGCATCTGGTGGCGTAAAATATGTGCCATATCCTTCGGAGGAACGCATTAATCATATGTTGACGCAGATGGCAAAGCAGCTTTCCGATCCAGACAGGATCATTCCTGGAGGATTTTTGTACATGTCGGATATTTTATTCACGCCTGAATTAATGATGCAGGCTGGCGAAATTTTCAGGGCAAGATTTTCCAGTGTAACCCCTGATTATGTTATGACCGTGGAAACCAAAGGGATTCCCTTGGCATTTTCTACTGCCCGGGCTTTTGGTCTGCCTTTGGTCATTGTGCGGCAAGGGAGTAAAGTTACAGAGGGACCTTCAGTAAGTATCAACTATGTGACGGGCTCTACCAAACGGATTCAAACTATGTCTCTGCCTAGACGGGCATTGCCATCCGGATCTAAAGTATTAGTGATTGATGATTTTATGAAAGCTGGGGGTACAGCTCAGGGAATGATTGATCTGGCAAATGAGGTGGGGGCTCAAGTGGTAGGTACCGGTGTACTCATCGCAACCATTGAACCGGAAAAAAAATTAATAGAAGATTATTTGGCATTATTGATGCTCCACGATGTTGGGCAGCATACTAAGATGATTGACATTCGACCCGTATTGTAGAAAGAATTGTATATCCATTCATAAATTGGGGAAAACGAGTTAAAAATAAGGATGCTCTTACATATGGAGGAAAAGTGATATGCAAAAAAATATTAGTTTGGCAGATGTTCAGCAAGCTCATCAAGCAATGTACAATGTGGTTCATCATACACCTCTGGATAAAAGTGTTACATTTAGCGGCATGGCTGGTTATGATGTATATTTAAAACTAGAAAATTTGCAAAAAACAGGGTCATTTAAATTACGCGGTGCTTATAATAAGATCCATTCTCTAACGACAGAGGAAAAAGCGAGGGGGGTTATTGCAGCTTCCGCAGGTAATCATGCACAAGGGGTAGCTTATGCTGCCAGAATGATGAAAACAAAGGCTACGATTGTAATGCCTGAGATCGCACCTTTAGCTAAGGTGATGGCTACCCGGGGGTATGGTGCTGAAGTTGTTTTGAGTGGAACGGTGTATGATGATGCTTTTCATAAAGCCCAGGAATTAGAAGTAGAGACGAAACAGACTTTTATTCATGCTTTTAATGATGAAGCGGTCATTGCCGGGCAAGGGACCATCGGGCTTGAAATACTCCAGGAACTTGAAGATGTTTCTGCCATCGTAGTTCCCATAGGTGGCGGGGGATTGATTGCGGGTATTGCATTAGCCGTAAAAGAATTGGCGCCTCATGTGAAAATTTATGGTGTGCAAGCTCAAGGCGCTCCGGCAATGTATATGTCGAAACATGCTCATGTGCTTAAAAGTACGCCAGATGCTACGACAATTGCCGATGGTATTGCTGTTAAAATACCTGGGGATATTACTTTCCCTATTGTAGAGCAGTATGTGGATGATATTGTTGTAGTGGATGATGAGGCGATTGCTGGTACCATTTTAATGATGTTAGAAAGAGCAAAGTTAATGGTAGAAGGTGCTGGAGCCATTGCTTTGGCTGCTATACTCAATCATAAAATTCCAGCCCATGGCAAAGTGGTTAGCGTGGTGTCTGGAGGAAATGTTGATGTCAATTTCATTTCTCGCATTATTGAACGGGGACTGGTTAAGGCTGGCCGCCGTATTAAAATTTCTACGCAAATTACAGATCGCCCGGGTTTATTACAGCAATTATTAACGGTAATTGCAAATTCAAGGGCAAATGTAATTGCTGTTTTTCATGATAGGGTAGAACAGAATGTGCCAATCGGGCAGGCGATTATCGAGATTAGCTTAGAGACACGGGATGCACTGCACACGGAGCAGATTTTAACCAATTTACGTAAGCATGGATATAGCGCTAAGATTATCTAGTACCTTGTCAGTCTTAAAGCAGTAGAGAATGGCGAGGCTATTTTTCGCAGCGCAAGGCGGAGGAAGGAGGCATACCGTTAGTATGCTAACTGACGACAACGAA
Proteins encoded in this window:
- the ispE gene encoding 4-(cytidine 5'-diphospho)-2-C-methyl-D-erythritol kinase, encoding MLTVKGNAKINLTLDVLYKREDGFHQVEMIMQAIDLADVLRLEERSSGNISITATIARLPCDQRNLAYRAAALIKETCQVKSGVHIFIDKKIPVAAGLAGGSTDAASVLLGLNRLWKLGLTIPELELLGSKLGSDVPFCIKGGTMLATGRGEILQPLADIKPCFVILAKPSVSVSTAWVYRQYQGQNVKVHPNTAGVKSSLDQGDLVGVAKGLCNVLESVTIPVHPEIRKLKQAMVQHGAMASLMSGSGPTVFGLAEDQAKAEYIAQKLKSQYAADIFVTKTVGRSEGI
- a CDS encoding GntR family transcriptional regulator, translated to MERRLLPIKLDSYQPLREVVCETLRNAIVSGVLQPGERLMEIQVAEELGVSRTPVREAIRKLELEGFVVMIPRRGTYVSDLSIKDITEVFEVRTSLDILAAGLAAERITEEELEQMERLLVEIGGYIEQNDMEKIVEADSQFHDILYRASRNERLVGIINNLREQLTRFRSLSMSYPGRLKAMFAEHTRMVESLGQRNVALAQQFAGEHMANAEQVLLKNMLERGADSSEE
- a CDS encoding nucleotidyltransferase family protein, which produces MYDAIILAGGENNEHLTKFSSQPYEAMIEIAGKPMVTFVADALAASLQVKRIFIMGPILQLKKCTFPKDTILLEGGRTLIETIQLGIKALGHENKVLIVTADIPLLTPDAITDFLRQCDEVEADLYYPIVSKEINNKCYPQSKRTYVRFKDGTYTGGNIFLVNPAIVPQCLTVAERLINNRKNPFKLCCLLGWGFVLQFLLGTLSLTKVKERVEILLGITGSVVQSSYPELGIDVDKPSDLELVRTTFSFRI
- the purR gene encoding pur operon repressor, which codes for MTKVRRVERIVALTKMLMDMPGHLFSLGHFSNLFSTAKSTLSEDMVTIKQSMQEFGLGTVQTVSGASGGVKYVPYPSEERINHMLTQMAKQLSDPDRIIPGGFLYMSDILFTPELMMQAGEIFRARFSSVTPDYVMTVETKGIPLAFSTARAFGLPLVIVRQGSKVTEGPSVSINYVTGSTKRIQTMSLPRRALPSGSKVLVIDDFMKAGGTAQGMIDLANEVGAQVVGTGVLIATIEPEKKLIEDYLALLMLHDVGQHTKMIDIRPVL
- the ilvA gene encoding threonine ammonia-lyase; translation: MQKNISLADVQQAHQAMYNVVHHTPLDKSVTFSGMAGYDVYLKLENLQKTGSFKLRGAYNKIHSLTTEEKARGVIAASAGNHAQGVAYAARMMKTKATIVMPEIAPLAKVMATRGYGAEVVLSGTVYDDAFHKAQELEVETKQTFIHAFNDEAVIAGQGTIGLEILQELEDVSAIVVPIGGGGLIAGIALAVKELAPHVKIYGVQAQGAPAMYMSKHAHVLKSTPDATTIADGIAVKIPGDITFPIVEQYVDDIVVVDDEAIAGTILMMLERAKLMVEGAGAIALAAILNHKIPAHGKVVSVVSGGNVDVNFISRIIERGLVKAGRRIKISTQITDRPGLLQQLLTVIANSRANVIAVFHDRVEQNVPIGQAIIEISLETRDALHTEQILTNLRKHGYSAKII